One genomic segment of Manis javanica isolate MJ-LG chromosome 7, MJ_LKY, whole genome shotgun sequence includes these proteins:
- the CUZD1 gene encoding CUB and zona pellucida-like domain-containing protein 1, with the protein MSSALGVRAALLSAGLTEFPSAGGFTRWRGLPSAQARPPGGCGGAGVSTLAGLRVADLDPDFAQMEVVRRLIPLALLIVSCLAELNSTESEGKSSCRANLGGISQTENHKALILQLNPKDNCTWTVESPENKSIRIIFSYLQLDPDGGCESENIEVFDGNSTEASLLGRVCSANDYVPVFESSSNTLTVQIVTDSARIPRSVFIFYYFFSSGTSIPDCGGYLHTLEGSFTSPNYPRPHPELAYCVWHIQVEKGYKIKLNFKEIFLEVDEHCRFDFVAVYDGSSTTSGLLGQMCGRVRPTFESSSDSLTVVLSTDYANSYRGFSASYTSIYAENVNTTSLTCFSDRMRAIISKSYLASLEYSENSLQLNNSTCRPRISNVVEFSIPLDGCGTIKKVEDHSITYTNIITLIASPTSELITRQKHLQIIIKCEMEHNSTVEMMYITADDVIQNQNALGKYNTSMALFESNVFEKPILESPYYVDLNQTLYVQVSLYTSDPNLVVFLDTCTASPTSDFVSPTYDLIKSGCIQDETCEVYPLSEHYGRFQFNAFKFLRSLSSVYLQCKVLICDSGDHQSRCSRGCVSRGKRDISSYKWKTDSVIGPIRLKRDRSASGSSGFQDQIHGEETQNQPFNSLHLFSFMVLVLNVVVVATVTVRHFVSQRTGYKYQKLKACNEGAQPQ; encoded by the exons ATGTCCTCAGCTCTGGGTGTCAGAGCTGCTTTGCTGTCCGCGGGCCTCACCGAGTTCCCCTCAGCGGGTGGCTTCACACGCTGGCGGGGCCTTCCCTCCGCCCAGGCGCGGCCccctgggggctgtgggggggCAG ggGTCAGCACCCTGGCAGGCCTCAGAGTGGCCGACCTGGACCCAGATTTTGCCCAG ATGGAGGTCGTGAGAAGGCTCATCCCTTTGGCCCTTTTAATTGTGTCATGTTTGGCAGAGCTGAACTCGACCGAGTCAGAAG GCAAATCAAGCTGTCGGGCCAACCTGGGAGGTATCAGCCAGACCGAGAACCATAAAGCTCTGATCCTGCAACTCAATCCCAAAGACAACTGCACCTGGACTGTGGAAAGCCCAGAAAACAAAAGTATCAGAATCATCTTTTCCTACTTACA GCTTGATCCAGATGGAGGTTGTGAAAGCGAAAACATTGAAGTGTTTGATGGAAACTCCACCGAGGCGTCTCTGCTGGGGAGAGTCTGCAGCGCAAATGACTACGTCCCTGTGTTCGAATCGTCGTCCAACACACTGACAGTTCAGATAGTCACCGACTCCGCAAGAATTCCAAGAAGTGTCTTCATCTTCTACTACTTCTTCTCTTCTGGCACCT CTATTCCAGACTGCGGTGGTTACCTGCACACTTTGGAAGGCTCCTTTACCAGCCCCAACTACCCAAGGCCACATCCTGAGCTGGCCTATTGTGTGTGGCACATACAAGTGGAGAAAGGTTACAAGATAAAACTAAACTTCAAAGAGATTTT CCTAGAAGTGGATGAACACTGCAGATTTGATTTTGTGGCTGTCTATGATGGCTCCTCCACCACCTCGGGCCTCCTTGGACAGATGTGTGGTCGCGTGAGGCCCACCTTCGAATCCTCGTCAGACTCCTTGACCGTCGTGCTGTCTACAGATTACGCCAACTCCTACCGGGGATTTTCTGCTTCCTACACTTCAATTTATGCAGAAAACGTCAATACTA caTCTTTAACTTGCTTCTCTGACAGGATGAGAGCTATCATAAGTAAATCCTACCTGGCATCACTTGAATACAGTGAGAATAGCTTACAACTAAACAACTCAACTTGCAGACCCAGAATATCAAATGTGGTGGAATTTTCTATCCCTCTTGATGGATGTGGCACAATAAAAAAG GTAGAAGACCATTCGATTACTTACACCAATATAATTACCCTTATTGCATCCCCAACTTCTGAACTGATCACCCGTCAGAAGCATCTCCAGATTATCATTAAGTGTGAAATGGAACATAATTCTACCGTAGAGATGATGTACATAACAGCAGATGACGTAATACAAAATCAAAACGCACTGGGCAAATATAACACAAGCATGGCACTTTTTGAGTCCAATGTATTTGAAAAGCCTATACTGGAGTCACCATATTATGTGGATTTGAACCAAACTCTTTATGTTCAAGTCAGTCTATACACCTCAGATCCAAATTTGGTGGTGTTCCTTGATACCTGTACTGCCTCTCCCACATCTGACTTCGTCTCTCCAACCTATGACCTAATTAAGAGTGG ATGTATTCAAGACGAGACTTGTGAGGTATATCCATTATCTGAACACTATGGAAGATTCCAGTTTAATGCCTTTAAGTTCTTGAGAAGTCTGAGCTCTGTGTATCTCCAGTGTAAGGTTTTGATATGTGATAGCGGCGACCATCAGTCCCGCTGCAGCCGCGGCTGTGTCTCCAGAGGGAAACGAGACATTTCCTCATACAAATGGAAGACTGACTCTGTCATAGGGCCCATCCGTCTGAAAAGGGACCGAAGTGCAAGTGGCAGTTCGG GATTCCAGGATCAAATACATGGAGAAGAAACTCAGAATCAACCTTTCAACAGTTTGCATCTGTTTTCATTCATGGTCCTTGTTCTGAATGTTGTGGTTGTGGCTACAGTCACAGTGAGGCATTTTGTAAGTCAGCGAACAGGCTACAAATACCAGAAGCTGAAGGCCTGTAATGAAGGGGCTCAGCCACAGTGA